The following proteins are encoded in a genomic region of Diadema setosum chromosome 18, eeDiaSeto1, whole genome shotgun sequence:
- the LOC140241810 gene encoding uncharacterized protein: MDEPMESVEKGAVIAISIAGGIVIVVLAAVVFYIFYELYCRKYYGRHEDEEKESRKRSARSRRRRPRTANQTMPSADSMQAPERALPGSLKVALPPEDTSVSITPPYGNGNI, from the exons ATGGACGAACCAATGGAAAGCGTGGAAAAAGGAG CCGTGATCGCCATCAGCATCGCAGGCGGCATCGTCATCGTGGTTCTCGCAGCCGTCGTCTTCTACATCTTCTACGAGCTCTACTGCAGAAAGTACTACGGGCGCCACGAGGATGAGGAGAAGGAAAGTCGGAAGAGGAGCGCCAGGTCGAGGCGCAGGAGGCCGAGAACGGCGAACCAAACCATGCCATCCGCCGACAGCATGCAGGCGCCGGAGCGAGCGTTGCCCGGAAGTCTCAAAGTTGCCTTACCACCGGAGGATACGTCTGTCTCAATAACACCGCCTTATGGAAATGGGAACATATGA
- the LOC140241818 gene encoding D(1) dopamine receptor-like — MSTTMVSNVTDSPENAGGYSLGAVIVIAIILYFIVVLAIAGNVLVISSVLIFRKLRTVTNYFIVSLAIADLMVALFVMDFNATFIVLGYWPFGLTFCNIYISIDILLCTASILNLCIISVDRYWAITSPFSYYQRVNAKNAIILIVAVWVVSFLISVLPVNLGLHKDKELSEEEFENAYNNPTFCVLTLSRWYALGSSIISFFIPTFIIGYTYARIFVVARRQARQIAAYNNTGQRIQGMDKKSQGSMRRERKATKTLAIIVGVFICCWLLFFILNIIEPFCHCIPVPLFDVAVWLGYINSALNPIIYAQNKSFRNAFKTILLCYKCRGMSMRQADSSDDQTAMSNTSRQERLRERQANGLNKSPRPSNSDHRSSVENSVEHTQKLVKDTSLVIINKNASENTPAADVKKDATPPVSVATITHPDSNGNALTSPL; from the coding sequence ATGTCTACGACTATGGTATCCAACGTCACGGACAGCCCCGAGAACGCAGGCGGTTACTCGCTAGGCGCCGTGATCGTCATCGCTATCATCCTCTATTTCATCGTTGTACTCGCTATCGCGGGAAACGTGCTCGTGATATCGTCGGTACTCATTTTTCGCAAGCTGCGCACGGTAACAAACTATTTCATCGTGTCCCTGGCGATCGCCGACTTGATGGTGGCTCTCTTTGTCATGGACTTCAATGCGACATTCATCGTCCTTGGCTATTGGCCGTTCGGCCTCACGTTTTGCAATATTTACATATCTATCGATATTCTCCTGTGCACAGCTTCTATTCTCAACTTGTGTATTATATCTGTTGATAGATACTGGGCCATCACGTCACCGTTTAGTTACTATCAGCGAGTGAACGCAAAAAACGCCATTATCCTTATAGTAGCTGTCTGGGTGGTGTCGTTTCTGATAAGCGTGTTGCCTGTCAATTTGGGTCTGCACAAAGACAAGGAACTGTCAGAGGAGGAATTCGAAAATGCGTACAATAATCCTACTTTTTGTGTTCTAACGTTAAGTCGATGGTACGCGCTAGGGTCATCAATTATATCTTTTTTCATTCCGACTTTCATTATCGGATACACCTACGCGCGCATTTTCGTCGTGGCGCGTCGACAGGCGCGTCAAATCGCAGCATACAACAATACGGGACAGCGCATTCAGGGCATGGACAAAAAGTCGCAAGGTTCTATGCGCCGTGAACGGAAGGCCACTAAGACGTTAGCCATTATCGTCGGCGTGTTCATCTGCTGTTGGCTTCTGTTCTTTATACTGAACATCATAGAACCGTTCTGCCACTGCATTCCCGTCCCGCTCTTCGACGTAGCTGTGTGGCTGGGTTATATCAACAGCGCTCTCAACCCGATCATCTACGCGCAGAATAAGAGCTTTAGAAACGCCTTCAAGACGATCTTGCTGTGCTACAAGTGCCGAGGAATGTCCATGCGCCAGGCGGACAGCAGCGATGACCAAACAGCCATGAGCAACACCAGTCGCCAGGAGCGGCTGCGTGAGCGACAGGCCAACGGTCTGAACAAGTCCCCGAGGCCGTCCAATTCCGATCACCGCAGCAGCGTGGAGAACTCAGTAGAACACACGCAGAAGCTAGTCAAAGACACCTCGCTGGTCATCATCAACAAGAACGCCAGCGAGAACACACCCGCAGCAGACGTCAAGAAGGATGCCACACCGCCTGTTTCCGTGGCAACCATTACTCATCCTGACTCAAACGGCAATGCACTAACTTCACCACTTTAG